A portion of the Hoplias malabaricus isolate fHopMal1 chromosome 1, fHopMal1.hap1, whole genome shotgun sequence genome contains these proteins:
- the hmgcl gene encoding hydroxymethylglutaryl-CoA lyase, mitochondrial — MAAALMRFMPSLSPRSLSFGSRAVSLSATKVLPETVKIVEVGPRDGLQNEKAIVPVETKICLIDMLSEAGLPVIEATSFVSPKWVPQMADQEEVMRGIHRKPGVNYPVLTPNLKGYRAARVAGATEVAIFGAASELFSKKNINCSVEESLQRFEEVMEAAKQEGIPVRGYVSCVLGCPYEGKVSPAKVAEVAKRLYSMGCYEISLGDTIGVGTPGGMAEMLEAVKKEVPVQALAVHCHDTYGQALANILVALQNGVNVVDSSVAGLGGCPYAQGASGNVATEDVVYMLHGLGIHTGVDLPKLMDAGLYICRSLNRRTNSKVAQATCKL, encoded by the exons ATGGCGGCGGCACTGATGAGGTTTATGCCCTCTCTTTCTCCGCGGTCTCTCTCCTTCGGCTCCAGAGCT GTCAGTTTATCAGCCACAAAGGTGCTTCCAGAAACGGTGAAGATAGTGGAAGTCGGACCCAGAGATGGACTACAGAACGAGAAG GCTATCGTCCCGGTGGAGACAAAGATTTGTTTGATTGACATGCTGTCAGAGGCAGGACTTCCAGTTATCGAGGCCACCAGTTTTGTCTCACCTAAGTGGGTCCCTCAG ATGGCTGATCAAGAAGAAGTGATGCGTGGGATCCACAGAAAGCCTGGGGTAAACTACCCAGTGCTGACCCCCAACCTGAAGGGCTACAGAGCTGCT AGGGTTGCTGGTGCAACTGAAGTAGCGATATTTGGTGCTGCTTCTGAGCTTTTCAGTAAGAAGAACATTAACTGCTCCGTGGAGGAGAGTCTGCAGAGATTTGAGGAGGTGATGGAGGCTGCAAAACAAGAGGGAATTCCTGTGAGAGG GTATGTCTCCTGCGTCCTGGGATGCCCATATGAAGGCAAGGTATCCCCAGCAAAGGTAGCAGAGGTTGCTAAGCGACTGTACTCTATGGGTTGCTATGAGATCTCACTAGGCGACACCATTGGAGTGGGCACCCCTGGCGGTATGGCTGAGATGCTGGAGGCAGTGAAGAAGGAGGTGCCTGTACAAGCTCTGGCTGTCCACTGTCATGACACGTATGGCCAGGCGCTTGCCAACATCCTGGTAGCCCTGCAG AATGGTGTAAATGTGGTGGACTCTTCAGTGGCTGGACTAGGTGGTTGCCCATATGCCCAGGGGGCTTCTGGGAACGTAGCTACAGAAGATGTAGTTTACATGCTACATGGACTAGGCATTCACACG ggagtgGATCTACCCAAACTGATGGACGCTGGCTTGTACATCTGCCGTTCCCTCAACAGAAGAACTAATTCCAAAGTGGCACAAGCCACCTGCAAACTGTGA
- the gjb3 gene encoding gap junction protein beta 3, translating to MDWKTFQALLSGVNKYSTAFGRIWLSVVFVFRVMVYVVAAERVWGDEQKDFDCNTKQPGCPNVCYDYFFPISHIRLWALQLIFVTCPSLLVVMHVKYREERERKYQQKHGTDAKLYNNTGKKHGGLWWTYLLSLFAKTGIEVAFLYILHHIYNSFHLPRVVKCEIKPCPNVVDCYIGRPMEKKVFTYFMVGASAICIVLNICEILYLICKRISSCTKKIKEQREHSMALYHHQHYRDQDSNCTLPMHELDHKPEYKAKTKSELQPIPYKSSVCMRASAPNLSLA from the coding sequence ATGGACTGGAAGACATTCCAGGCCCTGCTCAGTGGGGTGAACAAATACTCCACAGCATTTGGGCGTATTTGGCTCTCTGTGGTCTTCGTGTTCCGGGTGATGGTGTATGTTGTTGCAGCAGAACGTGTGTGGGGTGATGAGCAGAAGGACTTTGACTGCAACACCAAGCAGCCAGGTTGCCCTAATGTCTGCTACGACTACTTCTTCCCCATCTCCCACATCCGTCTGTGGGCATTGCAGCTCATCTTTGTCACCTGCCCCTCATTGCTGGTGGTCATGCACGTCAAGTATCGGGAAGAGCGAGAGCGCAAGTATCAACAAAAACATGGCACTGATGCCAAGCTCTACAACAACACAGGCAAGAAGCATGGTGGCCTCTGGTGGACTTACCTGCTCAGTCTCTTTGCCAAGACGGGTATTGAGGTGGCCTTCCTCTACATCCTACACCACATCTACAACAGCTTCCACCTGCCCCGTGTGGTCAAGTGTGAGATCAAGCCCTGCCCCAATGTGGTGGACTGCTACATTGGCAGACCTATGGAGAAGAAGGTCTTCACCTATTTCATGGTCGGTGCCTCGGCCATCTGCATCGTGCTCAATATTTGTGAGATCCTCTATCTCATCTGCAAACGGATCTCCAGCTGCACCAAAAAGATCAAAGAGCAACGTGAGCACAGCATGGCTCTTTACCACCATCAGCATTACCGTGACCAGGACAGCAACTGCACTCTGCCCATGCACGAACTGGACCACAAGCCAGAATACAAGGCCAAGACCAAGTCTGAGCTCCAGCCTATTCCCTACAAATCAAGCGTTTGTATGAGGGCCTCTGCTCCCAACCTGTCCTTGGCCTAG